From the Selenomonas timonae genome, one window contains:
- the mraY gene encoding phospho-N-acetylmuramoyl-pentapeptide-transferase → MEHLVDFLSPQLRALVTVVTSLAIVLFSGVYFLPFLHRLKYGQSIREEGPASHQKKSGTPTMGGVMIVLAVTVSTLLFAPFTVTTLLVLFIFLGHFLLGFADDYIKVVKKRNLGLRAYQKLLGQIFISLVTILIGRALLGHDTSVWMPILGETLDIGALYYVLVVFVLVGTSNAVNLTDGLDGLASGTVAVAALFYAALLYSVDSGLMTFSAAIIGATVGFLWYNHHPARIFMGDTGSLALGGALAGIAILSHTEMLLPIVGFVFFCEALSVILQVISFQTRGKRIFRMSPIHHHFELGGWSETRVVYTFWAVGAVGAILAWTLVLIS, encoded by the coding sequence ATGGAACATCTCGTAGATTTTCTTTCTCCGCAGCTGCGTGCTCTTGTGACCGTCGTGACATCGCTTGCCATTGTGCTGTTCAGCGGCGTATACTTCCTCCCATTCCTACACCGTCTGAAATACGGACAGAGCATTCGCGAGGAGGGACCCGCGAGCCATCAGAAAAAGAGCGGCACACCGACGATGGGCGGCGTGATGATCGTGCTCGCCGTGACGGTCTCGACTCTCCTTTTTGCGCCGTTCACGGTGACGACCCTGCTCGTGCTCTTCATCTTTCTTGGGCATTTCCTGCTCGGCTTTGCGGACGACTATATCAAGGTGGTCAAGAAGCGCAACCTCGGGCTGCGCGCCTACCAGAAGCTGCTCGGGCAGATCTTCATCTCCCTTGTCACCATCCTAATCGGGCGTGCACTCCTCGGACACGATACGAGCGTGTGGATGCCAATCCTCGGTGAAACACTCGACATCGGCGCGCTGTACTATGTCCTCGTCGTATTCGTGCTCGTCGGCACGTCGAACGCGGTCAATCTGACGGACGGGCTCGACGGGCTTGCCTCGGGTACAGTTGCCGTGGCAGCGCTCTTCTATGCGGCGCTCCTGTATTCTGTCGACAGCGGTCTCATGACGTTCTCTGCGGCGATAATTGGTGCAACGGTCGGTTTTTTGTGGTATAATCATCATCCGGCGAGAATCTTCATGGGAGATACAGGTTCGCTTGCACTCGGCGGAGCGCTCGCGGGCATTGCAATCCTCTCGCATACGGAGATGCTCCTGCCCATCGTGGGCTTCGTCTTCTTTTGCGAGGCGCTGTCCGTGATCCTGCAGGTCATCTCGTTCCAGACGCGTGGCAAGCGGATCTTTCGCATGAGTCCGATTCATCACCACTTCGAGCTCGGTGGATGGAGCGAGACGCGCGTGGTCTATACGTTCTGGGCAGTCGGCGCAGTGGGTGCTATACTCGCGTGGACTCTTGTACTCATATCATAA
- a CDS encoding UDP-N-acetylmuramoyl-tripeptide--D-alanyl-D-alanine ligase, which translates to MAMTWDELRAATGAQLHSGKLAGNVVIPHITTDTRKISDGDLFIALHGENFDGADFAADALNKGAAAVLIAEPISDPVQKALKKAKGAVLTVADTLTAYQAIAHAWRIKFDIPVVAITGSNGKTTTKDLTAAVLSGRGAVCRTEANYNNEVGLPLTLLGITAEDTAAVVEIGMRGMGQIAALAPVAAPNVGIVTNVCEVHMELLGSIENIAKAKAELVEAIPAGGTVILNADDARVAAMRARAAEGVRVLTYGISADADVRAEALRCAADGSQFMVTWANERHDYSIPLAGRHNVSNALAALAAGFVIGLTPQEMQMGLSHLAASKMRYEVHEVGAWRFINDAYNASPSSMRAAIETTAALYAGRKIAVLGDMLELGAAAEEAHRDIGKRVAELGFAALVTYGPQARWMHEEAEGAGCTVHHAETHAEAADVLKNLLADGDTVLFKGSRGMKMEEIIGLLTGKEAGH; encoded by the coding sequence ATGGCGATGACATGGGACGAGCTGCGTGCGGCGACAGGCGCACAGCTGCACAGTGGGAAACTCGCGGGGAATGTCGTCATTCCGCATATCACAACCGACACGCGGAAGATTTCGGATGGAGACCTCTTTATCGCACTGCACGGCGAGAACTTTGACGGCGCGGATTTTGCAGCAGATGCGCTCAATAAGGGGGCAGCGGCGGTGCTCATCGCGGAGCCGATTTCCGACCCCGTACAGAAGGCACTTAAAAAGGCAAAGGGCGCTGTCCTCACGGTGGCGGACACACTTACGGCGTATCAGGCAATCGCGCACGCGTGGCGCATAAAGTTCGATATTCCCGTTGTTGCAATCACGGGTTCGAACGGCAAGACGACGACAAAGGATCTGACCGCCGCCGTGCTCTCGGGGCGCGGCGCGGTCTGCCGCACTGAAGCGAACTACAACAACGAGGTCGGATTGCCTCTCACGCTGCTCGGCATCACGGCGGAGGATACCGCCGCTGTGGTGGAGATCGGTATGCGCGGCATGGGACAGATCGCGGCGCTCGCTCCCGTCGCCGCGCCGAACGTCGGCATTGTGACGAATGTCTGTGAGGTGCATATGGAGCTGCTAGGCTCCATTGAGAATATTGCAAAGGCAAAGGCAGAGCTCGTGGAGGCAATCCCTGCGGGGGGGACGGTCATCCTCAATGCAGATGACGCACGCGTCGCCGCAATGCGTGCACGCGCAGCGGAGGGCGTGCGTGTCCTGACCTATGGCATCTCTGCGGATGCGGACGTGCGCGCCGAGGCGCTGCGCTGTGCAGCAGACGGCTCGCAGTTCATGGTGACGTGGGCGAACGAGCGGCACGACTACAGCATTCCGCTTGCGGGCAGACACAATGTCAGCAACGCCCTCGCAGCGCTCGCGGCGGGCTTTGTGATCGGGCTCACACCCCAGGAGATGCAAATGGGGCTTTCGCATCTCGCCGCGTCCAAAATGCGCTACGAAGTGCATGAGGTCGGCGCGTGGCGGTTCATCAACGATGCCTACAACGCGAGCCCCTCGTCCATGCGCGCAGCCATTGAGACGACGGCGGCGCTCTATGCGGGGCGCAAGATTGCCGTGCTCGGCGATATGCTCGAACTCGGTGCAGCCGCTGAGGAGGCGCATCGGGATATCGGAAAAAGAGTTGCAGAGCTGGGGTTTGCGGCACTCGTGACCTACGGACCGCAGGCGCGATGGATGCACGAGGAAGCAGAGGGAGCAGGCTGCACCGTGCATCACGCGGAGACGCATGCGGAGGCGGCTGACGTGCTAAAGAATCTGCTTGCGGATGGTGACACTGTCCTCTTCAAGGGGTCGCGCGGGATGAAGATGGAAGAGATCATTGGACTTTTGACGGGCAAGGAAGCGGGGCACTGA
- a CDS encoding UDP-N-acetylmuramoyl-L-alanyl-D-glutamate--2,6-diaminopimelate ligase: MVKRLQELADLLPGARLLGGDAEITSIERDSRRIGEGALFVCISGAHVDAHSFIPNAARAGARAILTERETVDVPDGLSVLHVQDLQAALDVIVPYFYDYPARSMRVIGITGTNGKTTTSYLVRAILRHAGKRVGLIGTIQIMMEDEVFPTANTTPDVIVMQQLLAEMRARSMDTVVMEVSSHALDQGRVAGIEFDTAVFTNLTQDHLDYHKTMENYARAKARLFDLVSEAGTKAGKTAVLNADDAASATMRAHTRCPVISYGVESKADLTARDVHLAQDGMELTLVHGEAEPVKLHIGLTGLFNVYNVLAATGAALAEKMPAADIAAALCAFTGVPGRFELVRAGQDFSVIVDYAHTPDGMENVLRTARAVTAGRIIAVFGCGGDRDRTKRPIMGRIGAELADIVVLTSDNPRTEDPAAILDEVETGVLPVIGAKPYEKLVDRRTAIFHAIGRAKAGDTVVILGKGHENYQILKGGTIHFDDRETAREAIGGL, from the coding sequence ATGGTGAAGCGGTTACAGGAACTCGCAGACCTTCTGCCGGGCGCGCGGCTCTTAGGGGGCGACGCCGAGATTACGAGCATTGAGCGGGATTCGCGGCGCATTGGAGAGGGGGCTCTCTTTGTCTGTATCTCCGGTGCTCATGTGGACGCACACAGTTTCATACCAAATGCGGCGCGGGCGGGAGCTCGCGCCATTTTGACGGAGCGGGAGACGGTGGATGTGCCCGATGGACTGAGCGTCCTCCATGTGCAGGATCTACAGGCGGCGCTGGATGTGATTGTCCCGTATTTCTACGACTATCCCGCGCGCAGCATGCGCGTCATCGGCATCACGGGCACGAATGGCAAGACAACGACGAGCTATCTCGTGCGCGCAATTCTCCGACATGCGGGAAAGCGCGTGGGTCTGATCGGGACGATACAGATTATGATGGAGGACGAGGTGTTCCCCACGGCGAACACAACACCCGATGTCATCGTCATGCAGCAGCTGCTCGCGGAGATGCGTGCACGCAGCATGGATACGGTCGTCATGGAGGTTTCCTCCCATGCTCTCGATCAGGGGCGCGTCGCAGGCATCGAGTTCGATACAGCGGTGTTTACGAATCTGACGCAGGATCACCTTGACTATCATAAGACGATGGAGAACTACGCGCGGGCAAAGGCGCGCCTCTTCGACCTCGTGTCAGAGGCGGGAACAAAGGCGGGCAAGACCGCCGTGCTCAATGCGGACGATGCGGCGAGTGCGACGATGCGTGCCCATACGCGCTGTCCCGTCATCTCCTACGGCGTGGAGAGCAAAGCAGACCTTACGGCGCGGGATGTGCACCTCGCGCAGGACGGCATGGAGCTGACCCTCGTGCATGGAGAGGCAGAACCTGTCAAACTGCATATCGGCCTCACGGGATTGTTCAACGTCTACAACGTACTCGCGGCCACGGGCGCAGCGCTTGCGGAAAAGATGCCCGCAGCGGATATCGCGGCGGCGCTCTGTGCGTTCACGGGCGTGCCGGGACGCTTCGAGCTTGTGCGCGCGGGACAGGACTTCTCGGTCATTGTGGACTATGCGCATACGCCGGACGGGATGGAGAATGTCCTGCGCACGGCGCGCGCTGTGACGGCAGGGCGGATCATCGCCGTCTTTGGCTGCGGCGGCGACCGCGATCGGACGAAGCGTCCCATCATGGGGCGAATTGGAGCGGAGCTCGCGGACATCGTCGTCCTCACCTCGGATAATCCGCGCACGGAGGATCCTGCGGCGATCTTGGACGAGGTGGAGACGGGCGTTCTGCCTGTGATTGGTGCAAAACCTTACGAGAAGCTTGTGGATCGGCGCACGGCAATCTTTCACGCCATCGGTAGGGCAAAGGCGGGAGATACCGTTGTCATCCTCGGTAAGGGGCACGAGAACTACCAAATCCTAAAGGGTGGGACGATTCATTTTGACGACCGCGAGACGGCACGCGAAGCAATTGGAGGGCTGTGA
- a CDS encoding cell division protein FtsL has protein sequence MLARREDDYAYEIPAAPTPELEPPKEPLVRREVNTNLRNCLRAIFFLIAFGAMVVTLLGGIAAKNGYTLLDTQQKADQLEQENERLKIEIAQLKSPARIESIAVEQLHMQVPQNMYFSHEGE, from the coding sequence ATGCTGGCACGCAGAGAAGATGATTATGCCTACGAGATACCTGCGGCGCCCACACCGGAACTGGAGCCCCCGAAGGAGCCGCTCGTACGGCGCGAGGTCAATACGAATCTGCGCAACTGCCTGCGTGCGATTTTCTTCCTCATTGCGTTCGGCGCGATGGTGGTGACGCTGCTCGGCGGCATCGCTGCAAAGAACGGCTACACCCTGCTCGACACGCAGCAGAAGGCGGATCAGCTCGAGCAGGAGAATGAGCGGCTCAAGATCGAGATTGCACAGCTGAAATCACCCGCGCGGATCGAGTCGATTGCCGTAGAGCAGCTGCATATGCAGGTGCCGCAGAATATGTATTTTTCGCATGAAGGGGAATGA
- the rsmH gene encoding 16S rRNA (cytosine(1402)-N(4))-methyltransferase RsmH, with protein MTDFHHVSVLPEETLAALHIRPDGIYVDCTLGGAGHAGHIAAQLSSKGRLIGIDQDEVAIDAAQERLAAVKCGVTLVHDNFRNLRAILEREGISSVDGILFDLGISSPQIDTAERGFSYMQDAPLDMRMDRRAAHSARTVVNEYTAEALTEIFYTYGEERWAKRIAEFIIEERAQHPIETTGELVAVIDRAVPKAVRAQGGHPAKRIFQAIRIEVNEELTILADAMQDAVDMLSAGGRLAVITFHSLEDRIVKKTLKQLAQGCICPPKTPVCICGHTPKVRLIGKARAASAAECAANPRAKSAKLRVAEKL; from the coding sequence ATGACGGACTTTCATCATGTGAGCGTTCTGCCCGAGGAGACGCTGGCGGCTCTGCACATTCGTCCCGACGGCATCTATGTGGACTGCACGCTCGGCGGTGCGGGGCACGCGGGACACATTGCGGCGCAGCTATCGTCCAAGGGGCGGCTGATCGGCATCGATCAGGACGAAGTGGCGATTGACGCCGCACAGGAGCGTCTTGCAGCGGTGAAGTGTGGAGTCACGCTTGTCCATGATAATTTCCGCAATCTGCGGGCAATTCTCGAGCGCGAGGGCATTTCATCCGTCGATGGGATTCTTTTCGATCTCGGTATTTCGTCCCCGCAGATCGATACGGCGGAACGCGGCTTCTCCTATATGCAGGACGCGCCACTCGATATGCGCATGGACAGGCGCGCCGCACACAGCGCGCGCACTGTTGTCAACGAGTACACGGCTGAGGCGCTGACGGAGATCTTCTACACCTACGGTGAGGAGCGCTGGGCGAAGCGAATCGCAGAGTTCATCATAGAGGAACGCGCACAGCATCCTATAGAGACAACAGGGGAGCTCGTCGCCGTGATCGACCGCGCCGTGCCGAAGGCAGTGCGCGCGCAGGGTGGACATCCCGCAAAGCGCATCTTTCAGGCAATCCGCATCGAGGTCAACGAGGAGCTGACGATCCTTGCGGATGCAATGCAGGATGCCGTCGATATGCTCAGTGCGGGCGGACGGCTTGCCGTTATCACATTCCACTCGCTCGAGGATCGCATTGTAAAGAAGACGCTGAAGCAGCTCGCGCAGGGCTGCATCTGCCCGCCGAAAACACCGGTCTGCATTTGCGGGCACACACCGAAGGTGCGGCTGATCGGCAAGGCACGTGCGGCAAGTGCCGCCGAATGTGCCGCGAATCCGCGCGCAAAGAGCGCAAAGCTGCGCGTTGCAGAGAAATTATAA
- the mraZ gene encoding division/cell wall cluster transcriptional repressor MraZ produces the protein MFMGEYAHSIDAKGRVILPADFRQELGVSFIITKGLDGSLFLFPQAAWDEFAAKLRTLSIADPNARAFARFFIAGARTLECDKQGRFLVPANLRAYANIGLKQDVILTGADARIEVWDKEKWLRYAGEVDPNITEISTQLAGYGITI, from the coding sequence ATGTTCATGGGGGAATACGCCCACAGCATTGATGCCAAGGGTCGCGTCATCCTGCCCGCCGATTTCCGTCAGGAGCTCGGCGTCTCCTTCATCATCACGAAGGGGCTCGATGGGAGTCTTTTCCTTTTCCCACAGGCGGCATGGGATGAGTTCGCGGCAAAGCTGCGCACGCTCTCGATTGCCGACCCGAATGCGCGCGCTTTTGCCCGCTTCTTCATCGCGGGGGCGCGCACGCTCGAATGCGATAAGCAGGGGCGTTTCCTCGTGCCCGCGAATCTGCGTGCCTACGCGAACATCGGGCTCAAGCAAGATGTCATCCTCACGGGTGCGGATGCGCGCATTGAGGTCTGGGATAAGGAGAAGTGGCTGCGCTATGCGGGTGAGGTCGACCCGAATATCACGGAGATCTCGACGCAGCTTGCGGGCTACGGGATTACGATATGA
- a CDS encoding aspartate-semialdehyde dehydrogenase — MKKYRVAILGATGAVGQEFLNLIEERKFPFSELRLLASSRSAGKKIAFMGKEYTVEETTADSFAGIDIALFAGGAASKEFAPHAVKAGAVVIDNSSAFRMDPEVPLVVPEVNPEAIKKHKGIIANPNCSTIIMVMGLKPLYDLAKIRRIVVSTYQAVSGAGKEGMAELEEQVAALSAGKDAEANILPVGKLPKHYQIAFNLIPQIDVFMDNLYTKEEMKMIDETKKIMEDDSLRITATTVRVPVYRSHAESVNVEFESEISLDAARAALAAFPGVILRDNPSQQEYPMPLFTSGKTDVEIGRLRRDESTDNALNFWICGDQIRKGAALNALQIAEYMIAHELV, encoded by the coding sequence ATGAAGAAATATCGTGTCGCCATTCTCGGCGCAACGGGCGCCGTCGGTCAGGAGTTCCTCAACCTCATCGAAGAGCGCAAATTCCCGTTCTCGGAGCTGCGCCTCCTCGCATCCAGCCGCTCGGCGGGTAAGAAGATCGCATTTATGGGGAAGGAATACACCGTTGAGGAGACAACGGCAGATTCCTTCGCGGGCATCGACATCGCACTCTTTGCGGGCGGTGCGGCGAGCAAGGAGTTCGCGCCCCACGCCGTCAAGGCGGGTGCCGTCGTCATCGACAACTCGAGCGCGTTCCGCATGGATCCCGAGGTGCCGCTCGTTGTGCCCGAGGTCAACCCCGAGGCGATCAAGAAACATAAGGGCATCATTGCAAACCCGAACTGCTCGACCATCATCATGGTGATGGGGCTGAAGCCGCTCTATGATCTCGCGAAGATCCGCCGCATCGTCGTCTCCACCTATCAGGCGGTCTCGGGTGCGGGCAAAGAGGGCATGGCGGAGCTCGAGGAGCAGGTCGCCGCACTCTCGGCGGGCAAGGACGCCGAGGCGAACATCCTGCCCGTCGGCAAGTTGCCGAAGCACTATCAGATCGCGTTCAACCTCATCCCGCAGATCGACGTTTTCATGGACAACCTCTACACGAAAGAGGAGATGAAGATGATCGACGAGACGAAGAAGATCATGGAGGACGACAGTCTGCGCATCACGGCGACCACCGTGCGCGTGCCCGTCTACCGCAGCCACGCCGAGTCCGTCAATGTCGAATTCGAGAGCGAGATCTCCCTCGATGCAGCCCGCGCCGCGCTTGCGGCATTCCCAGGCGTCATCCTGCGCGACAATCCGTCACAGCAGGAGTACCCGATGCCGCTCTTCACCTCGGGCAAGACCGACGTTGAGATCGGACGCCTGCGCCGTGACGAGTCGACGGACAATGCGCTGAACTTCTGGATCTGCGGCGACCAGATTCGCAAGGGCGCGGCACTCAACGCACTCCAGATTGCAGAGTATATGATCGCGCACGAGCTCGTCTGA
- the dapB gene encoding 4-hydroxy-tetrahydrodipicolinate reductase translates to MTKVLVNGAAGRMGSAVLKAVIDDAELELVGAVDIVGGADAGELAGTAKNGVLVETDLAAALKRLQPDVMIDFTRPDVVYGNVLTALAHKVSPVVGTTGLTEEQKAAIRAAADENDTPAFIAPNFAIGAVLMMLMSRMAAKYMPEVEIIELHHDNKLDAPSGTAVQTAAMIAEVRAEHAQGHPGEEEKIAGARGAEYEGMHIHSVRLPGYVAHQEVIFGGLGQTLTIRHDSLNRESFMPGVVLAAKKVRGLKSLTVGLDKLL, encoded by the coding sequence TTGACAAAGGTTTTGGTAAATGGCGCGGCAGGGCGCATGGGGAGCGCGGTGCTGAAAGCCGTGATTGACGATGCGGAACTCGAACTCGTCGGTGCGGTCGATATCGTCGGCGGCGCGGATGCGGGGGAGCTTGCGGGGACTGCGAAGAACGGCGTGCTCGTGGAGACCGACCTCGCCGCCGCACTCAAGCGCCTACAGCCCGATGTGATGATCGACTTCACGCGTCCTGACGTGGTGTATGGGAATGTGCTGACTGCTCTTGCCCACAAGGTTTCGCCCGTTGTCGGTACAACGGGGCTGACGGAGGAACAGAAGGCGGCGATTCGGGCGGCGGCGGACGAGAACGATACACCCGCATTCATTGCACCGAATTTTGCAATCGGCGCCGTGCTCATGATGCTTATGAGCCGCATGGCGGCGAAGTATATGCCCGAGGTCGAGATCATCGAACTTCACCACGACAACAAGCTGGATGCCCCCTCGGGGACGGCGGTGCAGACGGCGGCAATGATCGCCGAGGTGCGTGCAGAGCACGCACAGGGACATCCGGGCGAAGAGGAGAAGATCGCGGGGGCGCGCGGCGCGGAATACGAGGGCATGCACATCCACAGCGTCCGTCTGCCGGGCTATGTCGCGCATCAGGAAGTCATCTTCGGCGGTCTCGGGCAGACGCTCACGATTCGCCACGACTCGCTGAACCGCGAGTCCTTCATGCCGGGCGTCGTGCTCGCCGCAAAGAAGGTGCGCGGACTCAAATCGCTCACCGTCGGACTGGATAAATTGCTGTAA
- the recG gene encoding ATP-dependent DNA helicase RecG: MKLSDSINKVRGVGVKKAAAFARLGIQTVYDLLTYYPRAYEDQSRVTPIAQLRAGERATVLAVIQRVTERQARRRGFTVLTALLGDETGYAQAVWFNQRFLKTKLREGRRILLTGKADYAYNGGGQLALTNITSFELLGAEEDAGEHLGILPVYAATEGLTQKQLRAMMEYVLLQTVDELEENLPQRVREEYRLIGRRSAFRHIHFPKEEEELRTARRRLAFEELYLIQCGLLALKKRTAEEQEGIAHDPNGALVERVRAALPFALTDDQEKVWAEITCDMESLLPMRRLVQGDVGSGKTAIALLALVKTVESGHQGAMMAPTEILARQHYDYLRELLTPLGVRVGFLSGRLTKKERTAMDAALAAHEVDIAVGTHALIQDHVAFAALGLVVTDEQHRFGVAQRAELEKKSERTPDVLVMTATPIPRTMTLTVYGDLDVSRIEHLPPGRQPIRTFLRDETARAKIYAFVRREIESGRQAYVVCPLIEASEETDLPSAEAVYEELAHGIFRGIPCGLLHGRMKSAEKEAVMDDFYANRVKLLVSTTVIEVGVNVPNASILVVEHAERFGLSQLHQLRGRVGRGAHASYCILIAGRSAASQERLQVIEQTSDGFRLAEEDLHLRGPGQFFGAMQHGLGDLKIADVLADMDLLLLARRAALATMDDPAALSFVLPTLMRQYRERFEHMREV; encoded by the coding sequence ATGAAACTCTCGGACAGTATCAATAAGGTGCGCGGCGTCGGCGTGAAAAAGGCGGCGGCATTTGCGCGTCTCGGCATTCAGACCGTGTACGACCTTCTGACCTACTATCCGCGCGCCTATGAGGATCAGAGCCGCGTGACACCCATCGCCCAGCTGCGAGCGGGAGAACGCGCGACCGTGCTCGCCGTCATTCAGCGTGTGACGGAGCGTCAGGCGCGGCGGCGCGGCTTTACGGTGCTGACGGCACTCCTCGGCGATGAGACGGGCTATGCACAGGCGGTCTGGTTCAACCAGCGCTTCCTCAAGACGAAGCTGCGCGAGGGGCGGCGCATCCTTCTCACAGGCAAGGCAGACTATGCCTATAACGGCGGCGGGCAGCTTGCCCTCACGAATATCACGTCGTTTGAACTCCTCGGTGCTGAGGAGGACGCAGGGGAACATCTTGGCATCCTGCCTGTCTATGCGGCGACGGAGGGATTGACGCAGAAGCAGCTGCGCGCGATGATGGAATATGTTCTTCTACAGACGGTGGATGAGCTTGAGGAGAATCTGCCGCAGCGCGTCCGTGAGGAGTATCGGCTGATCGGGCGGAGAAGCGCCTTTCGGCATATTCACTTCCCAAAGGAGGAGGAGGAGCTGCGCACGGCGCGGCGGCGGCTCGCCTTTGAGGAACTCTATCTCATTCAGTGCGGGCTGCTTGCGCTCAAGAAACGCACGGCAGAGGAACAGGAGGGGATTGCGCACGATCCGAACGGTGCTCTTGTCGAACGCGTCCGTGCAGCACTGCCCTTTGCACTGACCGACGACCAGGAGAAGGTGTGGGCAGAAATCACGTGCGACATGGAGTCGCTGCTGCCGATGCGCCGTCTCGTACAGGGCGATGTCGGCTCGGGCAAGACGGCAATCGCGCTGCTCGCGCTCGTCAAGACAGTGGAGAGCGGCCATCAGGGGGCCATGATGGCACCGACGGAGATCCTCGCGCGGCAGCACTATGACTATCTGCGTGAACTCCTTACGCCCCTCGGTGTGCGCGTGGGCTTTCTCTCGGGACGGCTCACGAAGAAGGAGCGTACGGCGATGGATGCGGCGCTCGCCGCGCATGAGGTGGACATTGCCGTCGGGACGCATGCACTGATACAGGATCACGTAGCGTTCGCCGCGCTCGGACTCGTTGTGACGGATGAACAGCACCGCTTCGGTGTAGCGCAGCGCGCGGAACTCGAGAAGAAGAGTGAACGGACGCCCGATGTGCTCGTCATGACGGCGACACCAATTCCACGCACAATGACGCTGACGGTCTACGGCGACCTCGATGTCTCGCGCATCGAGCATTTGCCGCCGGGGCGGCAGCCCATCCGTACCTTTCTGCGCGATGAGACGGCGCGCGCAAAGATCTATGCGTTCGTGCGCAGGGAGATCGAGAGCGGGCGTCAGGCATATGTCGTCTGCCCGCTCATCGAGGCGAGCGAGGAGACGGATCTGCCCTCGGCGGAGGCGGTCTATGAGGAGCTCGCGCATGGCATCTTTCGCGGAATTCCCTGCGGGCTGCTGCACGGCCGCATGAAGTCTGCGGAGAAGGAGGCGGTGATGGACGACTTCTACGCGAACCGCGTCAAGCTGCTCGTCTCGACCACAGTCATCGAGGTTGGCGTCAACGTGCCGAATGCGAGCATCCTCGTAGTGGAGCACGCGGAGCGCTTCGGACTCTCCCAGCTGCACCAGCTGCGCGGGCGCGTCGGGCGAGGCGCCCATGCCTCCTACTGCATCCTGATTGCGGGCAGGAGCGCGGCATCGCAGGAGCGGCTGCAGGTCATCGAGCAGACGAGCGACGGCTTCCGTCTCGCCGAGGAGGATCTGCATCTGCGTGGTCCGGGGCAGTTCTTCGGCGCGATGCAGCATGGACTCGGCGATCTCAAGATAGCGGACGTGCTCGCCGACATGGATCTCCTCCTCCTCGCACGGCGCGCGGCACTTGCCACCATGGACGACCCCGCAGCCCTCTCCTTTGTCCTGCCGACCCTCATGCGCCAGTACCGTGAGCGATTCGAGCATATGCGGGAGGTTTGA